A portion of the Chlamydia avium 10DC88 genome contains these proteins:
- the bioD gene encoding dethiobiotin synthase, translated as MQIIIAGIHTEVGKTLASAILTSLLRADYWKPIQSGSLDNSDSHQVQKLSGATCHPEAYRFIHPLSPHQAAEYEGIHIDKNSFSLPKTDRPLIIETSGGFLSPCTSTTLQGDLFSKWPCSWILVSKAYLGSINHTCLTVEAMRRRKLNILGIILNQYPKHEENWLLKTTQLSCLGRLNYENSISKDTVKKYVCLWKPYFQTLQIIPSLKKCRYRKSGIPLLNQS; from the coding sequence ATGCAAATTATCATTGCAGGAATCCACACAGAAGTAGGAAAAACTTTAGCAAGTGCTATTCTTACTTCTCTATTACGTGCAGACTACTGGAAACCTATACAATCGGGATCCTTAGACAATTCTGATAGTCACCAAGTACAAAAACTCTCGGGGGCAACATGCCATCCTGAAGCGTACCGATTTATTCATCCTCTTTCTCCCCACCAAGCAGCAGAATACGAAGGTATCCACATTGATAAAAATTCTTTTTCTCTTCCCAAAACAGACAGGCCTCTAATCATTGAAACTTCAGGAGGATTTCTTTCTCCTTGTACTTCAACTACTTTACAAGGAGATCTCTTCTCGAAATGGCCTTGCTCATGGATACTTGTAAGTAAAGCCTATTTGGGAAGTATAAATCACACTTGTCTCACTGTAGAAGCTATGCGACGTCGCAAACTAAATATTTTGGGGATAATTCTTAATCAATATCCTAAACACGAAGAAAACTGGTTACTGAAAACAACACAACTATCCTGTTTAGGACGATTGAATTACGAAAACTCTATTTCAAAAGACACTGTAAAAAAATACGTCTGCCTATGGAAACCATATTTTCAAACACTTCAAATAATTCCATCTCTAAAAAAATGCAGATATCGAAAATCTGGCATCCCTTTACTCAACCAGAGTTAG
- a CDS encoding aminotransferase class I/II-fold pyridoxal phosphate-dependent enzyme → MSIFSLLEERLRKQKHRHLFRSLLSPSNLTDFTSNDYLGFSRSPELKDIFHAAFTSLPSLGSTGSRLLTGHSILADETEQYVASYHNMESALIFNSGYTANLGLISTLVSHQDRVIYDLYIHASIHDGIRLSKAQKIPFRHNDMQHLEKRLSQPFSGNTFVCVESIYSLHGSIAPLTTLCELCKLYGAYLIVDEAHALGIVGSKGEGYVTSLGLQNDVTATIYTFGKALGIHGAAVTGSALLKEYLINFCRPFIYTTAPPPHFFKAIHLAYQYNKTAATLRERLHSRISYLQTQAMNLTESAFQKNSHTPIQPLYISGNVRARITAEQFRTAGFDVRPIVSPTVKQKEELLRICLHAFNTQQEIDDFLNLLNDIQTSSCKLSLQESTQK, encoded by the coding sequence ATGTCCATCTTCTCTCTTCTAGAAGAACGGCTAAGGAAACAAAAACACCGCCATTTATTCAGGTCTCTATTGTCTCCTTCTAACCTTACAGATTTTACGTCTAATGATTATTTAGGATTTTCGCGATCTCCAGAATTAAAAGATATATTCCACGCAGCATTTACCTCTCTTCCTTCTCTAGGATCTACAGGATCCCGCTTGTTGACTGGACATTCAATACTAGCAGATGAAACAGAACAATACGTAGCTTCCTACCATAATATGGAGAGTGCCTTAATATTTAATTCTGGATATACTGCCAACCTAGGGTTAATTTCTACTTTAGTTTCTCATCAAGATCGGGTTATTTATGATTTATATATCCACGCATCGATTCACGATGGAATCCGTCTTTCGAAAGCTCAGAAAATACCTTTTCGCCATAATGACATGCAGCATCTGGAAAAACGCCTATCCCAACCTTTCTCGGGGAATACCTTTGTCTGCGTGGAATCCATATATTCCTTGCACGGATCCATAGCTCCTTTAACTACATTATGTGAATTATGCAAACTTTATGGTGCCTACCTTATTGTTGATGAAGCTCATGCTCTTGGAATTGTTGGTAGCAAAGGTGAAGGTTATGTAACATCTTTAGGCCTTCAAAATGACGTAACAGCAACTATATATACCTTTGGGAAAGCTCTAGGAATACATGGTGCAGCTGTAACAGGAAGCGCCTTACTGAAAGAATACCTTATAAATTTCTGTCGTCCATTTATTTATACTACAGCACCACCTCCTCATTTCTTTAAAGCAATTCACCTTGCCTATCAATATAATAAAACAGCAGCTACTCTTAGGGAAAGGCTCCACAGTAGAATATCTTATTTACAGACACAAGCTATGAACCTTACTGAATCTGCTTTTCAGAAAAATTCTCACACTCCTATTCAACCTCTATATATTTCAGGAAATGTGCGTGCTCGCATCACAGCAGAACAATTTCGAACAGCAGGATTCGATGTACGACCTATTGTTAGTCCTACAGTGAAACAAAAAGAGGAGCTATTACGGATCTGTCTCCATGCGTTTAACACACAACAAGAAATTGATGATTTTCTAAATTTACTTAATGATATTCAAACAAGCTCATGCAAATTATCATTGCAGGAATCCACACAGAAGTAG
- a CDS encoding bifunctional 3-dehydroquinate dehydratase/shikimate dehydrogenase, which translates to MLCAIINGPSFIEAKQQILNSLPFVESIELRIDHLSSLSEEEIHKLVVLAKKPILTLKQIESIPHETWVKQVINLAKFHPEYLDIDYSFPKDALSHIQRCYPDIKILLSFHSDTHVHLPTIYKNMLKIPAHEYKLAVSPTSSLETFHYIRYKNQLPENTTLICMGDIGVPSRILSPLMKNKRNYISAPHVPPIAPGQLSLDKLLDYNYTHLSEKSHIYGLIGNPVNRSISHISHNKLFSDLKLSASYIKILLAPEELEPFITLSQELPFKGLSITMPFKTKILKYIDVLDSSATQCQACNTLVFKNKTLIGYNTDGLGAIRLFSNKGISIKGSRIGIIGAGGTAKAIASACAHLGADIYIFNRSIAPGAHLADLCGGSFFPLNELSNKHLIDILILCLPPEVSFPEIFPPTILDVNTLPKESSYIKKAKQKGCRILYGYELFAQQALLQFSLWFPKTISQQHCDQFLVYIENIMNSM; encoded by the coding sequence ATGTTATGTGCTATAATTAATGGTCCCTCATTCATAGAAGCAAAACAACAAATTCTCAATTCTTTACCCTTTGTAGAAAGTATAGAACTACGTATAGATCATCTTTCTTCTCTTTCTGAAGAAGAAATTCATAAATTAGTAGTGTTGGCTAAAAAGCCTATTCTCACATTAAAACAGATAGAAAGTATCCCTCATGAAACATGGGTAAAACAAGTAATTAATCTCGCGAAGTTTCATCCCGAATATTTAGATATAGACTATTCTTTTCCTAAAGATGCTTTGAGCCATATCCAGAGGTGTTATCCTGATATTAAAATCCTTCTTTCTTTTCATAGTGATACTCACGTGCATCTCCCCACTATTTATAAGAATATGTTAAAAATACCCGCTCATGAATACAAACTTGCTGTCTCACCTACAAGCTCTCTAGAAACGTTTCATTACATACGTTATAAAAACCAGCTTCCAGAAAATACAACACTCATATGCATGGGAGATATAGGTGTTCCTTCAAGAATTCTTTCCCCATTAATGAAAAACAAGAGAAACTACATCTCAGCTCCTCATGTTCCACCTATAGCTCCTGGTCAACTCTCCTTAGACAAGCTCCTCGACTATAATTATACTCATCTTTCGGAAAAATCACATATCTATGGATTAATTGGTAATCCTGTAAACCGCAGCATTAGTCATATATCGCACAACAAACTCTTCTCAGATCTTAAACTTTCGGCAAGTTATATAAAAATCCTACTCGCACCCGAAGAATTAGAGCCATTCATTACTCTATCTCAAGAACTACCCTTTAAAGGGCTGAGCATCACTATGCCTTTTAAAACAAAAATCTTAAAATACATTGACGTACTAGACTCCTCTGCAACCCAATGTCAAGCATGCAACACTCTAGTGTTTAAAAACAAAACACTTATTGGCTACAATACAGATGGATTAGGAGCTATCCGTCTATTTAGTAATAAAGGAATTTCTATAAAAGGCTCTCGTATAGGAATTATAGGCGCAGGTGGAACAGCTAAAGCTATTGCCTCAGCATGTGCACATTTAGGAGCCGATATCTATATTTTTAATCGAAGTATAGCCCCGGGAGCTCACCTTGCAGATTTATGTGGTGGGAGTTTCTTTCCCTTAAACGAATTATCAAATAAACATCTTATAGATATTCTCATTCTCTGTCTTCCTCCTGAAGTTTCTTTCCCAGAGATCTTTCCTCCTACTATTCTCGACGTCAATACTCTACCCAAAGAATCTTCGTATATCAAAAAAGCTAAACAAAAAGGATGCCGTATCCTATATGGATACGAACTATTTGCTCAACAAGCTTTATTACAATTTTCTTTATGGTTTCCTAAAACTATCTCTCAACAACATTGCGATCAATTTCTTGTATATATAGAAAATATTATGAACTCTATGTAA
- the aroB gene encoding 3-dehydroquinate synthase, producing MIDSFITKPYPMKLVSSLLNTKLFSSIPHAYPIVVISDSRVGKHVLPPIIEFIESLGYKVITLIFPQGEKNKTWNNFISLQNQLIDNHISSSSPIFGIGGGVVLDIAGFLSSTYCRGMPLFFIPTTLLAMIDASIGGKNGVNFRGLKNRLGTFYPPQEVWICPALLATLPKQEWICGISEAIKHGFIASASLWNFISDHRENLFKSPKILEEFIKRNCQVKADIVTKDPKDQNLRKILNFGHTLAHAIETLSQGYIPHGFAVSVGMIIEMKIALAMGKVNQGDLLQQLSHILTCFHLPTSVGDLRNLIPQHLQKEFHTENIIRILGYDKKNLSTKAIRIITIEHLGHAETHHDSYYITPSMDILYKIIQEEFHVMCYN from the coding sequence ATGATTGATTCTTTTATTACTAAGCCCTATCCTATGAAGCTAGTCTCTAGCTTATTGAACACCAAATTATTTTCCTCGATACCGCATGCTTATCCTATAGTTGTCATTTCTGATTCTCGCGTAGGGAAACACGTTCTCCCTCCAATTATAGAATTCATTGAATCTTTAGGATATAAAGTTATTACCCTCATCTTTCCCCAGGGAGAGAAGAATAAAACCTGGAACAATTTTATCTCCCTACAAAATCAACTAATAGATAACCACATCTCATCCTCATCACCTATTTTTGGCATCGGTGGCGGTGTTGTATTAGATATTGCGGGGTTCCTATCATCCACCTATTGCCGAGGTATGCCATTATTTTTCATCCCCACTACTTTACTTGCTATGATTGATGCCAGCATCGGAGGGAAAAATGGGGTGAACTTTCGAGGATTAAAAAACCGATTGGGGACATTTTATCCTCCCCAAGAGGTATGGATATGTCCGGCACTCTTAGCAACTCTTCCGAAACAAGAATGGATCTGTGGAATTTCTGAAGCAATAAAACATGGATTTATTGCAAGTGCAAGCCTTTGGAATTTTATTAGTGATCATCGTGAAAACCTCTTTAAATCTCCAAAAATTCTTGAAGAATTTATAAAGAGAAATTGCCAAGTCAAAGCTGATATTGTCACCAAAGATCCCAAAGATCAGAATCTAAGAAAAATACTCAATTTTGGTCATACCCTTGCTCACGCAATAGAAACTCTATCTCAAGGATATATTCCCCATGGATTTGCTGTAAGTGTCGGTATGATAATAGAAATGAAAATCGCTTTAGCAATGGGAAAGGTAAACCAAGGTGATCTTCTTCAACAATTATCTCATATACTCACATGCTTTCATCTTCCCACTTCTGTAGGAGATCTACGTAATCTTATCCCTCAACATCTCCAGAAAGAATTTCATACAGAAAATATCATTCGTATCTTAGGATATGATAAGAAAAACTTATCCACAAAAGCTATACGTATCATTACGATTGAACACTTAGGACATGCAGAAACACATCATGATTCCTATTATATAACCCCAAGTATGGATATTCTCTACAAGATAATTCAGGAAGAATTCCATGTTATGTGCTATAATTAA
- the aroA gene encoding 3-phosphoshikimate 1-carboxyvinyltransferase, with protein sequence MLTYKISASSLYGRVTVPPSKSQTLRAILWAAVSKGLSTIDNVLYSPDSMAMIQACKQLGAQITVQSTSLKILGAPQLSFPENTVIHAGNSGIVFRFITALAAAYSKSVTITGFPQLQRRPIDPLIHALNNFGATSSYHNQEHCRLPLIISGPMFSGYTEISGEDSQYASALAIACSLANGPFSFTVNQPKELPWFHLTLWWLDQLNIPYVQSENTYSFPGKSRPQAFSYTVGGDFSSAAFLVAGALLSKSPHPTYLYNLNIQEMQGDKQLLFLLKTLGANIIFENNHIIVYPSTFSGGCINMDPFIDALPILAVLCCFATSPSYLYNAQSAKNKESDRILSIAQELQKMGACIQPCHDGLLINPSPLYGATLYSHEDHRIAMALSIAALYATGESHIYAADCIDKTFPNFASTLSTLHAQIQENK encoded by the coding sequence ATGCTTACTTATAAAATTTCAGCTTCCTCTCTTTACGGGAGGGTGACTGTTCCTCCTTCGAAGTCTCAAACCCTAAGAGCAATTCTTTGGGCTGCTGTGAGTAAAGGATTGTCTACTATTGATAATGTCTTATATTCACCAGACTCTATGGCTATGATACAAGCCTGTAAACAATTGGGAGCACAAATTACTGTACAATCTACATCATTAAAAATTCTTGGAGCACCACAATTAAGTTTTCCTGAAAATACAGTAATTCATGCAGGGAACTCGGGAATTGTCTTTCGTTTTATCACTGCATTAGCAGCAGCATATTCTAAAAGTGTTACCATTACAGGATTCCCTCAACTACAAAGACGTCCTATAGATCCACTCATTCATGCTCTAAATAACTTTGGAGCTACTTCCTCCTATCATAATCAAGAACACTGCCGACTTCCTTTAATTATTTCTGGTCCCATGTTCTCTGGGTATACTGAAATATCTGGAGAAGATTCTCAATATGCCTCTGCTTTAGCTATCGCTTGTTCTTTAGCAAATGGTCCTTTTTCCTTTACTGTGAACCAACCTAAAGAACTTCCTTGGTTTCATCTTACTCTATGGTGGCTAGATCAACTCAATATTCCCTATGTTCAATCTGAAAATACCTATTCTTTTCCAGGGAAATCACGTCCACAGGCTTTTTCATATACAGTAGGTGGTGATTTCAGCAGTGCAGCGTTTCTTGTCGCTGGAGCCTTACTATCAAAATCTCCTCACCCGACATATCTATATAATCTCAACATTCAAGAAATGCAGGGAGACAAACAACTCCTTTTTTTACTCAAAACACTAGGAGCAAATATTATTTTTGAAAACAACCATATTATCGTCTACCCTTCAACTTTTTCAGGAGGTTGCATAAATATGGATCCCTTTATTGATGCTCTTCCTATTCTTGCTGTTCTCTGTTGTTTTGCAACTTCTCCGTCCTATCTATACAACGCACAAAGTGCTAAAAACAAAGAAAGTGATCGTATTCTTTCTATTGCTCAAGAGCTACAAAAAATGGGAGCATGTATTCAGCCCTGTCATGATGGATTATTAATCAATCCCAGTCCTCTTTACGGAGCGACTCTCTATTCTCATGAAGATCACAGAATTGCCATGGCCCTATCTATAGCAGCTTTGTATGCTACGGGAGAAAGTCATATTTATGCTGCAGATTGTATAGACAAAACGTTTCCTAATTTTGCTTCTACCTTAAGTACTTTACATGCACAAATTCAGGAGAATAAATGA
- the bioB gene encoding biotin synthase BioB produces MENSSRTLSFQDIQQIYNTSLFELIHQANSILRHNFPHSELQTCHLISIKTGGCVEDCAYCAQSSRYQTPTRPEPMMKITDVLKKAKEAIDAGASRICLGASWREVKDDHQFDRTLEMVKSITQMGAEVCCTLGMLTPAQAEKLYNAGLYAYNHNLDSSEEFYKTIITTRKYEDRLKTLDVLDHSGIHTCCGGIVGMGESPEDRICLLHTLASREHTPESIPINILCPIKGTPLENQPKISFWETLRTIATARIVFPHSIVRLAAGRASLSIEQQTLCFISGANSIFYGEKLLTVENNTVDEDTAMFQLLGMRHRPAFVTPRGQPCPSSLF; encoded by the coding sequence ATGGAAAATAGTTCTCGAACGTTGTCCTTTCAGGATATTCAACAAATCTACAATACGTCTCTTTTTGAACTTATTCACCAAGCAAATTCCATACTACGCCATAATTTTCCTCATTCAGAACTACAAACTTGTCATCTTATTTCCATAAAGACTGGCGGATGCGTAGAAGATTGTGCTTACTGCGCACAATCTTCTCGCTACCAAACGCCTACACGTCCCGAACCCATGATGAAAATTACTGATGTCTTAAAAAAGGCAAAAGAAGCAATAGATGCGGGTGCATCAAGAATATGCTTGGGAGCCTCGTGGAGAGAAGTTAAAGATGATCACCAATTTGATCGCACTTTAGAAATGGTTAAAAGCATAACACAAATGGGTGCAGAAGTATGCTGTACTTTAGGAATGCTCACACCAGCACAAGCAGAAAAACTCTATAATGCAGGTTTATATGCATATAATCATAATTTAGACTCTTCTGAGGAATTTTATAAAACAATCATTACCACACGCAAATATGAAGATCGTTTAAAAACATTAGATGTGCTGGATCACTCAGGTATTCATACCTGCTGTGGAGGTATTGTGGGTATGGGAGAATCTCCTGAGGACCGTATTTGTCTTCTACATACCCTAGCCTCAAGAGAACACACGCCTGAATCTATTCCCATTAACATTCTTTGTCCTATAAAAGGTACCCCATTAGAAAACCAACCTAAAATATCCTTTTGGGAAACATTACGTACCATAGCTACTGCGCGAATCGTCTTTCCACATTCTATAGTTCGCCTTGCAGCTGGACGTGCCTCTCTTTCTATCGAGCAACAGACCTTGTGTTTTATTTCAGGAGCAAATTCTATCTTCTATGGAGAAAAACTTCTCACCGTAGAGAATAATACTGTAGACGAAGATACAGCTATGTTTCAATTACTCGGTATGCGACATCGTCCAGCATTTGTTACTCCACGGGGGCAACCATGTCCATCTTCTCTCTTCTAG
- the bioA gene encoding adenosylmethionine--8-amino-7-oxononanoate transaminase: MQISKIWHPFTQPELDGDPIHIVRGEGPYLYTTTGETYLDAISSWWCNLHGHSHPYIANTIAEQAQKLEHVMFANFTHTPAEQLCDRLVKILPQGLEKCFFSDNGSCAIEVAIKIVIQYFFNRNKKQSRFVSFKQGYHGDTLGAMSLAGPSDITLPFHSFFFPVDTIPPPYYGKEEESIKQAEALFSTGEIAGFIYEPTLQGVAGMRLHNPEGLNQILQLAKHYGVLCIADEILTGFGRTGPLFASQSMQTPPDILCLSKGLTGGFLPLAVTVVRDEIYQAFVGKDRRQALLHGHTFTANPLGCVAALATLDLTLSSQCTQQREMIEKCHKQFQSRYGQLWERCDVLGTILAVDYPSSSTGYFSNVRDILHNFFIQNHIILRPIGNTVYVLPPYCIQEEELNKIYHYLQEALCLDLR; this comes from the coding sequence ATGCAGATATCGAAAATCTGGCATCCCTTTACTCAACCAGAGTTAGATGGTGACCCCATACATATTGTACGAGGCGAAGGACCTTATTTATATACAACTACAGGAGAAACCTACCTTGATGCTATATCCTCATGGTGGTGCAATCTCCATGGGCACTCTCATCCTTATATCGCCAATACAATTGCTGAACAGGCTCAAAAACTTGAACATGTCATGTTCGCGAACTTTACTCACACACCTGCGGAACAGCTTTGCGATAGGCTAGTAAAAATTCTACCCCAAGGATTAGAAAAATGCTTTTTTTCAGATAATGGATCCTGTGCCATAGAAGTCGCTATTAAAATAGTCATACAATACTTCTTCAATCGAAACAAAAAACAATCACGTTTTGTCTCATTCAAACAAGGGTACCATGGAGATACTCTAGGAGCCATGTCTTTAGCAGGACCATCAGATATCACCCTACCTTTTCACTCTTTCTTTTTCCCCGTTGATACGATTCCTCCTCCCTATTATGGGAAAGAAGAGGAGTCTATAAAACAAGCAGAAGCATTATTTTCTACAGGAGAAATTGCTGGATTTATTTACGAACCTACTTTACAGGGAGTCGCGGGAATGCGACTACATAATCCTGAAGGTTTGAATCAAATCTTACAGTTAGCTAAACATTATGGAGTCTTATGTATCGCTGATGAAATCCTAACGGGGTTTGGGCGCACAGGTCCTTTATTTGCCTCTCAATCTATGCAAACACCTCCCGATATCCTCTGCCTATCTAAAGGACTCACGGGAGGGTTTTTACCTCTCGCTGTTACCGTAGTGCGCGATGAAATTTATCAAGCGTTTGTTGGGAAAGATAGACGCCAAGCTCTATTGCACGGACATACATTTACAGCCAATCCCCTAGGATGTGTAGCTGCATTAGCAACTCTAGATCTTACGCTATCTTCCCAATGTACACAACAACGAGAAATGATTGAAAAATGTCATAAACAATTTCAATCTCGTTATGGTCAACTTTGGGAACGCTGCGATGTATTAGGAACTATTCTTGCTGTAGATTATCCTTCTTCATCGACAGGATATTTTTCTAATGTACGCGATATTCTTCATAATTTTTTTATACAAAATCATATTATCTTGCGTCCTATAGGAAATACTGTGTATGTTCTACCTCCTTATTGCATTCAAGAAGAAGAACTGAATAAAATTTATCATTATCTTCAAGAGGCACTATGCTTAGATCTCAGATAA
- a CDS encoding Ulp1 family isopeptidase has protein sequence MASSLYTHPVKTSLSRNPFESWLSPREKKTEIPPLIQCKTLTVGKGSFQEASLIEKVCRVVLTIFLIVITLGLILCFLSAQNILDLDIQPACEEPEAMISTPRTSLPMKDKLNPSAIITSTRPSSLDLIPRDSWDNYTIVHHCQKLHARYPKLLVQGPQPIASCFSLERLLFLDLHLYNPLTGVFLNQPDMSICEHKNYNHLYLEDTPCDSLRIFAYPLWHHPLATTEKEIMQKMLTISNTRHAELSHWCLVIVNLDLREVVYFDSLSEFINNKLINPTLTSIAKRLGKQFPLSPGRQKPFTIKKVVQTPIQSDGFSCGVWITIFLERYLENPQNIPEILNTLHSQKHKILRDFLDKASNPQQQLSSIIHPCLDNK, from the coding sequence ATGGCCTCATCTTTATATACCCATCCTGTCAAGACATCCCTGTCTCGTAATCCATTCGAGTCATGGCTCTCTCCTCGCGAGAAAAAAACCGAAATCCCGCCACTTATTCAATGTAAGACTTTGACAGTAGGAAAAGGATCATTTCAGGAAGCTTCTTTAATAGAAAAGGTGTGTAGAGTAGTTCTGACTATTTTTCTTATTGTTATAACCCTAGGACTCATCCTCTGCTTCTTATCCGCACAAAACATTTTAGATTTGGATATACAGCCTGCCTGTGAAGAACCAGAGGCAATGATATCCACTCCTAGGACAAGTCTTCCCATGAAGGATAAATTGAATCCGTCCGCTATAATTACTTCTACTAGACCCTCCTCACTCGATTTAATTCCTAGAGATAGCTGGGACAACTATACTATTGTCCACCATTGTCAGAAATTGCATGCGCGTTACCCTAAACTTTTAGTGCAAGGTCCTCAGCCTATCGCCTCCTGTTTTTCATTAGAAAGACTGCTTTTTCTAGATTTACACCTATACAATCCGCTTACTGGGGTATTTTTAAATCAACCCGATATGTCTATATGCGAACACAAGAATTATAATCACCTCTATCTGGAAGATACCCCTTGCGATTCTCTTAGGATATTTGCCTACCCTTTATGGCATCATCCTCTAGCAACTACTGAAAAAGAAATCATGCAAAAGATGCTCACTATCAGTAATACTCGTCATGCGGAACTTTCTCATTGGTGCTTAGTTATAGTGAATCTAGACCTCCGAGAGGTTGTCTACTTTGATAGTTTATCTGAATTCATAAACAATAAACTTATTAATCCTACGCTCACATCTATAGCAAAACGCCTAGGGAAACAATTTCCATTATCTCCGGGTAGACAAAAACCCTTTACTATTAAAAAAGTTGTACAAACTCCAATTCAAAGCGATGGCTTTTCCTGTGGTGTTTGGATTACTATCTTCCTTGAGAGGTATCTAGAAAATCCTCAAAATATCCCTGAAATCCTTAATACTCTCCACTCTCAAAAGCATAAGATTCTAAGAGACTTCCTAGATAAAGCTAGCAATCCCCAACAACAGCTATCATCTATAATTCACCCTTGCTTGGATAACAAGTAA
- a CDS encoding shikimate kinase: MNIFLCGLPTVGKTRFGKVLAKYLSLPFVDIDDLILHTQEGKKYGSIKKIFQAVGEKNFSSWEIDMLRSLSLDKSIVALGGGTIMHQEASSIIKKKGTLVYLSLPLPMICERLKHRGLPERLKHTHDLMHALQKRVNFMHRIVDYQFSMEKIDFSQEQSLICTCNSFLRLLNL; encoded by the coding sequence ATGAATATATTCCTATGTGGATTACCAACAGTCGGAAAAACTCGATTTGGCAAGGTTCTTGCTAAATATCTTTCCCTTCCATTTGTAGATATTGATGATTTAATTTTACACACCCAGGAGGGGAAAAAATACGGATCGATAAAAAAAATCTTTCAGGCAGTTGGAGAAAAAAATTTTTCCTCGTGGGAAATCGATATGCTTCGTTCCCTGTCACTTGATAAAAGTATCGTTGCCTTAGGTGGAGGAACAATTATGCATCAAGAAGCTAGTTCTATTATTAAAAAAAAAGGAACTTTAGTATACCTCTCCCTTCCTTTACCTATGATTTGTGAGAGACTTAAACATCGTGGTCTACCCGAACGTTTGAAACACACTCATGATCTTATGCATGCACTACAAAAACGTGTTAACTTTATGCATCGTATAGTTGATTATCAATTTTCTATGGAAAAGATCGATTTCTCCCAAGAACAATCTTTAATTTGTACCTGTAATTCTTTTTTGAGATTACTTAACTTATGA
- the aroC gene encoding chorismate synthase encodes MKNRFGSVFSITTWGESHGPSIGAVIDGCPAGISLSSEDFIPTMSRRSPGKPNTSPRQEADDVHILSGVYKGKTTGTPISLQIFNIDIDSSPYQQQEDRYRPGHGQFAYEKKYGIVDPLGGGRSSARETACRVAGGVIAAKLLAHYEIFSLAFLSKIGPLSIEGYPDFSKEFVQKIYQSPYLSPLATQEIHKILTKIQEKKDSLGGIVSFITSPIHESLGEPVFHKIQAVLASALMSIPAAKGFEIGLGFSSANMTGREYIDPLIISNGYISMGSNHCGGSLGGITVGSPINGRVAFKPTSSINTPCPTVTKTGEPTYYITPKEGRHDPCVAIRAVTVVEAMVNLVLADLLLQQRCSKL; translated from the coding sequence ATGAAAAACCGTTTCGGATCAGTATTTTCTATAACCACATGGGGTGAATCTCATGGTCCTTCTATTGGTGCTGTTATAGACGGATGCCCCGCAGGTATCAGTCTGAGTTCCGAAGACTTCATACCCACAATGTCACGAAGATCCCCGGGAAAACCTAACACATCGCCACGTCAAGAAGCAGATGATGTCCACATCCTCTCAGGTGTGTATAAAGGTAAGACCACAGGAACACCAATTTCCCTGCAAATCTTCAACATAGATATAGATAGCTCTCCCTATCAACAACAAGAAGACCGTTACCGACCCGGGCATGGACAATTCGCCTATGAAAAAAAATACGGTATTGTCGACCCTTTAGGAGGAGGAAGATCCTCAGCTAGAGAAACAGCCTGTCGAGTAGCGGGAGGTGTAATTGCAGCAAAACTCTTAGCTCATTATGAAATTTTCAGCTTGGCTTTCTTATCAAAAATCGGTCCCCTATCTATTGAAGGTTACCCTGATTTTTCCAAAGAATTCGTTCAAAAAATTTATCAATCTCCCTACCTTTCTCCATTAGCGACTCAAGAAATTCATAAAATACTAACTAAGATCCAAGAAAAGAAAGATTCCTTAGGAGGAATTGTTTCTTTTATTACCTCTCCTATTCATGAAAGCCTTGGGGAACCTGTTTTCCATAAAATACAAGCGGTTCTAGCTTCTGCCCTTATGAGTATTCCTGCTGCCAAAGGATTTGAAATTGGCCTGGGATTTTCATCTGCTAATATGACTGGTCGTGAATATATTGATCCTTTGATTATCTCCAATGGATACATCTCCATGGGTTCAAATCATTGTGGAGGATCTCTAGGAGGAATCACTGTGGGATCCCCTATAAATGGGCGTGTAGCTTTCAAACCTACCTCTTCAATAAACACTCCCTGTCCCACGGTAACTAAAACAGGAGAACCTACCTACTATATAACACCTAAAGAAGGACGTCACGATCCTTGCGTTGCTATACGTGCAGTCACTGTAGTTGAGGCAATGGTAAATCTTGTATTGGCAGATCTATTGTTACAACAACGGTGCTCTAAACTATGA